Proteins co-encoded in one Pleurodeles waltl isolate 20211129_DDA chromosome 2_2, aPleWal1.hap1.20221129, whole genome shotgun sequence genomic window:
- the LOC138278490 gene encoding uncharacterized protein: protein MATAPDQHRGTACHSTSTEAQPGYSTGAQPDYSTEAQPSYSTGAQPDYSTGTETQPGYSTTTEAQPGYSTEAQPDYSTGTETQPGYSTTTEAQPGYSTEAQPGYSNEAQPGYSTGTETQPGYSTTTEAQPSYSTSTETQPGYSTSTETQPGYSTEAQPGYSTEAQPGYSTKSQPDTAQH from the coding sequence ATGGCTACAGCACCAGACCAGCACAGAGGCACAGCCTGCCACAGCACAAGCACTGAGGCACAGCCTGGCTACAGCACCGGGGCACAGCCTGACTACAGCACCGAGGCACAGCCTAGCTACAGCACCGGGGCACAGCCTGACTACAGCACCGGCACCGAGACGCAGCCTGGCTACAGCACCACCACCGAGGCACAGCCTGGCTACAGCACTGAGGCACAGCCTGACTACAGCACCGGCACCGAGACACAGCCTGGCTACAGCACCACCACTGAGGCACAGCCTGGCTACAGCACTGAGGCACAGCCTGGCTACAGCAACGAGGCACAGCCTGGCTACAGCACCGGCACCGAGACACAGCCTGGCTACAGCACCACCACTGAGGCACAGCCTAGCTACAGCACCAGCACCGAGACACAGCCTGGCTACAGCACCAGCACCGAGACACAGCCTGGCTACAGCACTGAGGCACAGCCTGGCTACAGCACTGAGGCACAGCCTGGCTACAGCACCAAGTCACAGCCTGATACAGCACAGCACTGA